One window of Pectobacterium carotovorum genomic DNA carries:
- the cas2 gene encoding type I-E CRISPR-associated endoribonuclease Cas2, whose translation MSMLVVVTENVPPRLRGRLAVWLLEVRAGVYVGDTSQRVREMIWQQIIELAEQGNVVMAWATNTESGFEFQTWGENRRMPVDLDGLRLVSFSPIENQ comes from the coding sequence ATGAGCATGCTGGTGGTTGTGACGGAAAATGTCCCGCCGCGTTTGCGCGGCAGGCTGGCGGTGTGGCTACTGGAAGTTCGCGCAGGCGTGTATGTCGGCGATACCTCACAGCGAGTGAGGGAAATGATCTGGCAGCAGATTATCGAACTGGCAGAGCAGGGCAACGTGGTCATGGCGTGGGCAACGAATACGGAATCCGGTTTTGAGTTCCAAACCTGGGGTGAAAACCGCCGAATGCCGGTAGATCTGGATGGCCTACGGTTAGTCTCTTTTTCACCTATTGAAAATCAATAA
- a CDS encoding type II toxin-antitoxin system HigB family toxin — protein MHVISRAPFDTATTQFPNQAAALDDLYRVIKREMYATPDDMKKRFPSLDRMKYREKWWVIDIGGGHLRVMFFADFERGKIFIKHITSHAEYDRLTEYYRRNKE, from the coding sequence ATGCATGTTATTTCGCGGGCACCTTTCGACACTGCAACCACTCAGTTTCCGAATCAGGCGGCAGCACTTGATGACCTATATCGGGTTATCAAACGCGAAATGTATGCAACGCCGGACGATATGAAAAAACGCTTCCCTAGTCTAGATAGGATGAAATATCGGGAAAAATGGTGGGTTATTGATATTGGTGGCGGGCATCTTCGAGTGATGTTTTTTGCTGATTTTGAGCGAGGGAAAATCTTCATCAAGCACATCACATCCCATGCAGAGTACGACAGGCTGACAGAGTATTACCGGAGGAATAAAGAATGA
- the casA gene encoding type I-E CRISPR-associated protein Cse1/CasA, with the protein MFFSLIEEPWLPAVFADGSMGNISPQQLPDDNIIDLAWPRADLQGAGYQLLIGLLQTAYAPADDDDWREIWENGLGPDFLQALATLAPAMQFGAQKPAFMQDFATLDSDPTPISGLLIDAPGGNTLKLNKDHFIKRGTHSAMCPHCAAMALFTLQTNAPSGGQGHRTGMRGGGPITTLLMPEETGLPLWKKLWMNVVTQEVMPKGKPDATVFPWLAATPTSDGVHPPVTPENAHRLQAYWGMPRRIELDFTTLQAGECDLCGTESTTLLTQYRTKNYGIQYDSWRHPLTPYRHALKGDAPFLSVKGQPGGLAYRDWLGLLIQGEDKLNSTFPATVVHHNARRDELRRESGLWCFGYDMDNMKARCWYEHHVPQLFASARFRDDPLALREYKEQLQLAVELARDSATLLRQMIKEAWFSRPKDAKGDFSAIDVAFWQETQPDFMRLHQSLAQGDAPATALKTWQKALYRYLLENYDARVFSNPDEHRDLAKAAGTREKLSAFFYKQKAAESIKQMQEAVDGKHG; encoded by the coding sequence ATGTTTTTTTCATTGATTGAAGAACCCTGGCTACCCGCCGTCTTTGCGGATGGCAGCATGGGTAACATTTCCCCGCAACAGCTCCCCGACGACAATATTATCGATCTCGCCTGGCCGCGTGCCGATTTGCAGGGCGCGGGCTATCAACTTCTTATCGGCCTGCTGCAAACCGCCTATGCCCCCGCCGATGACGATGACTGGAGGGAGATTTGGGAGAACGGGCTTGGCCCCGATTTTCTGCAAGCGTTAGCCACGCTGGCACCGGCGATGCAGTTTGGCGCACAGAAGCCCGCGTTTATGCAGGATTTTGCCACGCTCGACAGCGACCCGACGCCAATTTCCGGACTGCTGATCGATGCCCCCGGCGGCAACACGCTCAAGCTGAATAAAGATCACTTCATCAAGCGCGGCACGCACAGTGCGATGTGCCCGCACTGTGCGGCAATGGCGCTGTTCACGCTGCAAACCAATGCGCCATCTGGCGGGCAAGGGCATCGCACTGGGATGCGCGGTGGCGGGCCGATCACCACGCTGCTCATGCCGGAAGAAACCGGTCTGCCGCTGTGGAAAAAGCTCTGGATGAATGTGGTGACGCAAGAGGTAATGCCCAAGGGGAAACCCGATGCCACGGTGTTCCCGTGGTTAGCCGCTACGCCTACCAGTGATGGCGTTCACCCGCCCGTGACGCCGGAAAATGCGCATCGGCTGCAAGCCTATTGGGGCATGCCGCGCCGCATTGAGCTGGATTTCACCACGCTACAGGCGGGTGAATGTGATTTGTGCGGTACGGAATCGACCACGCTGCTCACGCAGTATCGCACCAAAAACTATGGCATCCAGTACGACAGTTGGCGGCACCCGCTCACTCCCTATCGTCATGCGCTGAAAGGTGATGCCCCTTTTCTGTCGGTGAAAGGGCAGCCGGGCGGGCTGGCGTATCGTGACTGGCTGGGGCTGCTGATTCAGGGAGAAGATAAGCTCAATAGCACCTTTCCCGCGACGGTCGTGCACCACAATGCCCGGCGAGATGAACTGCGTAGAGAGTCTGGGCTGTGGTGCTTTGGCTATGATATGGACAACATGAAGGCGCGCTGCTGGTATGAGCACCACGTTCCGCAGTTGTTTGCCTCGGCTCGTTTTCGTGATGATCCCCTTGCGCTGCGTGAATATAAAGAGCAGTTGCAACTGGCGGTGGAACTGGCGCGAGACAGTGCCACGCTGCTGCGTCAGATGATTAAAGAAGCCTGGTTCTCGCGCCCTAAGGACGCAAAAGGGGATTTCAGCGCCATTGATGTCGCGTTCTGGCAGGAAACGCAGCCTGATTTTATGCGGCTGCATCAGTCGCTGGCTCAGGGGGATGCCCCCGCCACGGCGCTGAAAACGTGGCAAAAGGCGCTCTATCGTTATCTGTTGGAGAACTACGATGCGCGTGTGTTCAGCAACCCCGACGAACATCGCGATCTGGCTAAGGCGGCGGGAACGCGGGAAAAGTTGAGTGCGTTTTTCTATAAGCAGAAAGCGGCAGAATCCATTAAACAAATGCAGGAGGCAGTGGATGGCAAACACGGCTGA
- a CDS encoding helix-turn-helix domain-containing protein has translation MMYADAIKAANNLTSIVPFLGGSTSRKDYEDALKLTEYLIESEPDSPLIDMLTAKIDKYEDDAPEFAAFNERVKALPAGIALLRILMDQYQLTQSDFEAEIGKKSLVSRILNGERTLTLDHMRALAKRFNIPVSAFVD, from the coding sequence ATGATGTACGCCGACGCCATCAAGGCAGCTAACAACCTGACGAGTATCGTACCATTCCTCGGAGGCAGCACCTCTCGTAAGGATTATGAGGATGCGCTGAAACTAACCGAATACCTGATCGAGAGTGAACCTGACAGTCCGCTAATCGATATGCTGACTGCCAAAATTGACAAATACGAAGATGATGCGCCGGAGTTTGCTGCCTTCAACGAACGTGTTAAAGCTCTGCCTGCTGGTATCGCTTTACTGCGCATCCTTATGGATCAGTATCAGCTAACGCAAAGTGATTTTGAAGCTGAGATCGGTAAAAAGTCACTGGTATCCCGCATTCTAAACGGTGAGCGTACCCTAACGCTTGATCACATGAGAGCGCTTGCTAAACGATTCAATATTCCCGTGAGTGCTTTTGTTGATTGA
- a CDS encoding MFS transporter, protein MKTSPIHTTSSATEGDLYSTLCNTMPPTQTALPRALVLLFACASALSVANVYYAQPLLDALSVDFHISIAAVGGVMTATQFGCALALMLLVPLGDILNRRYLMLAQLGALIVALIAVGLSTTSLSLLIGMLAVGMLGTAMTQGLIAYAATAAAPQERGRVVGAAQGGVVIGLLLARVLSGFIADLAGWRSVYFFSALLMLLLAVLLWRALPHQPPARQRPRYSALLISMLTLLRKERVLQIRGVIALLMFAALSIFWSALVLPLSREPYFFSHTVIGAFGLVGILGALAAVKAGSLADKGREQWVSGIALLLLLTSWLPLWLAPYSLFALVVGIIVLDLGGQAIHVTNQSMIFKTHPDAHSRLVGCYMLFYSIGSGLGAMATTAAYDAVGWSGVCLLGAAVSLTALLFWKMTLHVSAPSPAVSTPS, encoded by the coding sequence ATGAAAACAAGCCCTATTCATACCACGTCATCCGCCACCGAAGGCGATCTTTACAGCACGCTTTGCAACACTATGCCACCTACGCAGACGGCATTACCGCGCGCTCTGGTTTTGCTGTTTGCCTGTGCCAGCGCCCTCAGCGTCGCCAATGTCTATTACGCACAGCCGCTGTTGGATGCATTATCGGTAGATTTTCACATCAGTATCGCTGCCGTTGGCGGCGTGATGACCGCAACACAGTTTGGCTGTGCGCTGGCATTAATGCTGCTGGTGCCGCTGGGCGATATCCTCAATCGGCGCTATCTGATGCTGGCCCAGTTGGGTGCGCTCATCGTGGCGCTGATTGCCGTTGGGCTATCCACCACGTCCCTGTCTTTATTGATCGGCATGTTGGCCGTGGGCATGCTCGGCACGGCAATGACTCAGGGACTGATTGCTTATGCCGCGACGGCTGCCGCTCCGCAGGAACGCGGGCGCGTGGTGGGTGCGGCACAGGGTGGCGTGGTGATTGGGCTGTTGCTGGCGCGCGTGCTGTCCGGCTTCATCGCCGATCTAGCAGGCTGGCGCAGCGTGTACTTTTTCTCCGCGCTGCTGATGCTCCTGCTTGCCGTGCTTTTATGGCGCGCGCTACCGCATCAGCCACCTGCCCGGCAACGCCCGCGCTATTCCGCGTTACTGATTTCTATGCTGACCCTGTTGCGTAAAGAACGGGTGTTGCAAATACGTGGCGTCATCGCTTTACTGATGTTTGCTGCCCTGAGCATTTTCTGGAGCGCGTTAGTTCTGCCGCTGAGTCGCGAACCGTATTTCTTTTCTCATACGGTTATCGGTGCATTTGGTCTGGTCGGTATTCTCGGCGCACTGGCGGCCGTGAAAGCAGGTTCGCTAGCCGATAAAGGGCGAGAACAGTGGGTCAGCGGCATCGCCCTGTTATTGTTGCTGACATCGTGGCTGCCGCTGTGGTTAGCACCCTATTCTCTCTTCGCGCTGGTGGTCGGCATTATCGTGCTCGATCTGGGCGGACAGGCCATTCACGTCACCAACCAAAGCATGATTTTCAAGACGCATCCTGATGCACACAGCCGTCTGGTTGGCTGTTATATGCTGTTTTATAGCATCGGCAGCGGTCTGGGTGCGATGGCAACCACCGCGGCGTATGACGCTGTCGGCTGGTCAGGCGTGTGCCTCCTTGGCGCAGCCGTCAGCCTGACGGCACTGCTCTTCTGGAAAATGACGCTGCACGTTTCAGCGCCGTCACCGGCCGTATCCACGCCATCGTGA
- a CDS encoding helix-turn-helix transcriptional regulator: protein MVKRKSLKEDACPVARALDVVGDRWALLIIRDAFDNRRRFGDFQRSLGVAKNILTDRLRTLVEEGILSVQPVSESSAYQEYILTPKGEQLFPLVVALRQWGEQQLFAEGEPHSLLLDKHAGKPLQTMLPHSAEGQRLVGQDTFVQKVD, encoded by the coding sequence ATGGTGAAGCGCAAAAGTCTGAAAGAGGATGCGTGTCCCGTCGCCCGCGCGCTGGATGTGGTTGGCGATCGCTGGGCGTTGCTGATTATCCGCGATGCCTTCGATAATCGCCGCCGTTTCGGCGATTTTCAGCGCAGTTTGGGTGTTGCTAAAAATATTCTTACCGATCGTCTGCGTACCCTGGTTGAGGAAGGCATTTTGTCCGTTCAGCCCGTTTCCGAAAGCTCGGCCTATCAGGAATATATCCTGACGCCAAAAGGCGAACAGCTATTCCCGCTCGTCGTGGCGCTACGCCAGTGGGGGGAGCAGCAGCTGTTTGCGGAGGGGGAACCTCATTCCCTGCTATTGGATAAACACGCCGGCAAGCCTCTGCAAACCATGCTGCCGCATTCTGCGGAAGGGCAACGGTTGGTCGGGCAGGATACGTTCGTTCAGAAAGTGGATTGA
- the cas6e gene encoding type I-E CRISPR-associated protein Cas6/Cse3/CasE encodes MYFSRITLQLNALPRVMAEKRLHAGGYASHQWLWQLFPEQLQRSFLFREEAHETKSLFYLLSEQAPQAGHNLFQVETKPYQPQWHNSMTLAFSLRANPVVTRDGKRSDVLMDARHQAKAAGLSGMELWQHQQQRAHDWLVRQGENAGFAVSSCRVDGYQRHRLNKPGQSAAIMFSSVDYDGVLHITDAERFATAARQGLGKSKALGCGLLLLKRA; translated from the coding sequence ATGTATTTTTCCAGAATAACGCTGCAACTCAATGCGTTGCCGCGTGTGATGGCGGAAAAGCGGCTGCATGCAGGGGGCTATGCCAGCCACCAATGGCTCTGGCAGCTTTTCCCTGAACAGCTTCAGCGTTCGTTCCTGTTCCGCGAAGAGGCGCATGAAACCAAAAGCCTGTTTTACCTGCTTTCTGAACAGGCACCGCAGGCGGGTCACAATCTGTTTCAGGTGGAAACCAAGCCCTATCAACCGCAGTGGCATAACAGCATGACGCTGGCATTTTCGCTACGTGCTAATCCGGTGGTCACGCGGGATGGCAAGCGTAGCGATGTGTTGATGGATGCGCGTCATCAGGCAAAAGCTGCTGGGCTCTCTGGCATGGAACTGTGGCAGCACCAACAGCAGCGTGCTCATGACTGGCTGGTGCGCCAAGGGGAAAACGCGGGTTTTGCGGTGTCGTCGTGTCGGGTCGATGGCTATCAGCGCCACCGCCTGAATAAGCCCGGCCAGTCGGCGGCGATTATGTTCAGCAGCGTGGATTATGACGGCGTGCTTCACATTACGGATGCTGAACGCTTTGCGACGGCTGCCCGACAAGGGTTAGGAAAAAGCAAAGCATTGGGGTGCGGCCTGCTGCTGCTGAAACGGGCGTAG
- a CDS encoding YhbP family protein — MQKEPREISSDLEAISRYLKKLHVLTLCVGENSELWCASCFYTYDEQQIAFYLMTELQTRHGEIMARLPQVAGTVSGQPKSVMLIKGVQFRAQAVQLEGDDAQQARARYNARFPIARASQAPIWRLDLTEIKMTDNTLGFGKKRHWQRDEQALQR, encoded by the coding sequence ATGCAGAAAGAACCGAGAGAAATAAGCAGCGATCTTGAGGCAATCTCCCGCTATTTGAAGAAGTTGCACGTACTGACGTTATGCGTGGGTGAAAATTCGGAATTATGGTGTGCGAGTTGCTTCTATACTTATGACGAGCAACAAATAGCCTTCTATCTAATGACAGAGTTGCAGACGCGTCACGGTGAAATCATGGCAAGGTTGCCGCAGGTGGCCGGCACGGTCAGCGGCCAGCCGAAAAGCGTGATGCTGATTAAAGGCGTGCAGTTTCGGGCACAGGCGGTGCAGTTGGAGGGGGATGACGCGCAGCAGGCCAGAGCACGGTACAACGCGCGTTTCCCTATTGCCCGAGCATCGCAAGCGCCGATCTGGCGGCTCGATCTGACAGAAATCAAAATGACGGACAATACGCTGGGCTTTGGTAAGAAACGCCACTGGCAGCGCGACGAGCAGGCTCTTCAGCGCTAA
- the cas5e gene encoding type I-E CRISPR-associated protein Cas5/CasD produces MDNYLVFQIYAPLVSWGEVAVGEVRHTSTVPSRSALLGLLAAALGIRRDDRAALTVFNQHYHVAVRPLSDRETWLNDYHTVQMPKENRKVPRYTRRDELRPEAGQSLETILTSREYRCDAYYHIAISATPDAPYSLSALRDALLSPVFTLYFGRKSCPPALPLAPHLFAGTLAEVWQLAKQTPALNDLALEMIGRAGGVCYWEQETDTGLTEQYRVSRNDQPADRGRWQFTSRVQYVGSEKGEE; encoded by the coding sequence ATGGATAACTATCTGGTCTTCCAGATCTATGCCCCGCTGGTGTCGTGGGGGGAAGTGGCGGTCGGTGAGGTGCGCCACACCTCGACGGTACCCAGCCGTTCGGCGCTGCTGGGGCTGCTGGCAGCGGCGCTGGGGATCCGGCGCGACGATCGAGCCGCGCTGACGGTTTTTAACCAACACTACCATGTGGCGGTGCGGCCGCTTTCCGATCGTGAAACCTGGCTGAATGACTACCACACGGTGCAGATGCCGAAAGAAAACCGCAAGGTGCCGCGCTACACAAGGCGTGATGAATTGCGGCCAGAGGCAGGGCAATCGCTCGAAACCATTCTGACCTCACGCGAATACCGCTGTGATGCCTATTACCACATCGCCATTAGCGCCACGCCGGATGCACCTTACTCGTTAAGTGCGCTGCGGGATGCACTGTTATCACCGGTGTTTACGCTTTATTTCGGACGGAAAAGCTGTCCGCCTGCGCTGCCGTTGGCGCCGCACCTGTTTGCTGGCACGTTGGCCGAGGTGTGGCAGTTAGCAAAGCAGACGCCTGCGCTGAACGATCTCGCGTTAGAGATGATCGGCCGTGCCGGGGGCGTGTGCTACTGGGAGCAGGAAACCGACACAGGGCTAACGGAGCAATATCGGGTCTCACGAAACGATCAGCCCGCCGATCGAGGGCGCTGGCAGTTCACCTCCCGCGTGCAATATGTCGGCAGTGAAAAGGGAGAGGAATGA
- the casB gene encoding type I-E CRISPR-associated protein Cse2/CasB, which produces MANTADFLVINKDDAKKISDWFEALQNRHSAAGNGRARRAALRRATPPFGVLTCQGYHDLAGKLAARLEKEHRIVALAIFVSVAAHAEKNTLKTSFAAQLGKEPGRDRPFLSPLRFERLQRAQTPEELYRQLFRAVQIRGEAGVNLPSLADGIFLWADEWQARQENRAPTLHPLRRNAVRWACEYAQASQNITTDEPDTLTTASDKE; this is translated from the coding sequence ATGGCAAACACGGCTGATTTTTTGGTCATCAACAAGGATGACGCGAAAAAGATTAGTGACTGGTTCGAGGCGCTACAAAATCGCCACAGCGCTGCGGGCAATGGTCGTGCGCGCCGGGCAGCGTTGCGCCGCGCCACACCGCCTTTTGGCGTGTTGACCTGTCAGGGATATCACGATCTGGCGGGGAAGCTGGCAGCACGGCTGGAAAAGGAACACCGTATCGTGGCGCTGGCGATTTTTGTTTCTGTCGCGGCACATGCGGAGAAAAACACGTTGAAAACCAGCTTTGCCGCACAGTTGGGTAAGGAACCGGGTCGTGACCGTCCTTTTCTTTCCCCTTTGCGTTTTGAACGGCTACAGCGGGCGCAAACGCCGGAAGAGCTGTATCGCCAGCTTTTCCGCGCGGTGCAAATACGCGGTGAGGCCGGTGTAAACCTCCCTTCACTGGCGGACGGTATTTTCCTGTGGGCGGACGAGTGGCAGGCGCGGCAGGAAAACCGTGCGCCGACGCTTCATCCTTTACGACGCAACGCCGTGCGCTGGGCGTGCGAGTATGCGCAGGCGTCACAAAATATCACCACCGATGAGCCAGACACGTTAACGACAGCTTCAGACAAGGAATAA
- the cas1e gene encoding type I-E CRISPR-associated endonuclease Cas1, whose amino-acid sequence MYVPLNPIPLKDRVSLIFLQYGQIDVIDGAFVLVDKTGVRTHIPVGSVACIMLEPGTRVSHAAVRLAATVGTLLVWVGEAGVRLYASGQPGGARSDKLLYQAKLALDEELRLKVVRKMFELRFGEPAPSRRSVDQLRGIEGARVRQTYTLLAQQYGVKWNGRRYDPKDWERGDKVNQCISAATSCLYGITEAAVLAAGYAPAIGFVHSGKPLSFVYDIADIIKFEGVVAKAFEIAARNPAEPDREVRLACRDIFRSQKTLSKLIPLIEDVLSAGGITPPLPPDDAQPPAIPEPKPFGDSGHRGQG is encoded by the coding sequence ATGTATGTTCCGCTTAACCCGATCCCGCTTAAGGATCGGGTTTCACTCATCTTTCTGCAATACGGGCAGATTGATGTCATTGACGGTGCGTTTGTGCTGGTGGATAAAACCGGCGTGCGCACGCATATTCCCGTGGGGTCGGTGGCCTGCATCATGTTGGAGCCGGGCACGCGGGTTTCTCATGCTGCCGTGCGACTGGCGGCAACGGTCGGGACGCTGCTGGTGTGGGTTGGCGAAGCGGGTGTGCGACTGTATGCGTCTGGCCAGCCCGGCGGTGCGCGGTCTGACAAATTGCTCTATCAGGCCAAATTGGCGTTAGATGAGGAATTGCGCCTGAAAGTGGTGCGCAAAATGTTTGAGCTACGCTTTGGTGAACCTGCACCGAGCCGCCGTTCGGTCGATCAGCTCAGGGGGATTGAAGGTGCCCGCGTGCGCCAAACGTATACGCTGTTGGCGCAGCAGTATGGCGTGAAATGGAATGGCCGACGTTACGATCCGAAAGACTGGGAACGAGGCGACAAGGTCAACCAGTGCATTAGCGCGGCAACGTCCTGCCTGTACGGTATTACGGAAGCGGCCGTGCTGGCGGCGGGCTATGCGCCAGCAATCGGGTTTGTCCACAGCGGCAAACCGCTCTCTTTTGTTTATGACATTGCCGACATCATCAAATTCGAGGGTGTGGTGGCGAAAGCTTTTGAAATTGCAGCCCGCAACCCTGCTGAGCCGGATCGTGAAGTTCGGCTTGCCTGTCGTGATATTTTCCGCAGCCAGAAAACGCTGAGCAAACTGATTCCCTTGATTGAGGACGTCTTGTCTGCGGGTGGCATTACGCCGCCGCTCCCGCCGGACGATGCACAGCCGCCTGCAATTCCAGAACCGAAACCGTTTGGTGATAGCGGCCACCGGGGGCAGGGTTAA
- a CDS encoding aspartate aminotransferase family protein codes for MSELTLLADADERGRRYLAETAQRRVFPDADAIAALARFDETLPQQGFSPESTLALLDDVGSPATTASNGPNYFGFVIGASLPVAAASERLMIAWDQCASTFDNSPVSATLERLASLWVLDALSLPKESAVGFGTSATACTLSCLAAARRALLAKQGWDFDNDGLNGAPEIKVVISELTHITVKKALRVLGFGLRHLHIAPVNAFGQIDVSQLPPLDDRTILCLQAGEVNTGEFDDFAQIIPIAKAAGAWVHVDGAFGLWARASSHAALTDGIELADSWTTDAHKWLNTPYDCAMAICRDADVLAEAMNADAVYSSAARDAQKNLTLEFSRRPRGIPVWAALRTLGRDGVAEMVERHCRQATFIADGLRHVGFEVLNRVVLNQVLLRGETDSQTAVIREALQASGKAWFGGTVWQGRPALRISVSSWRTQDDNVQALIALLTEIKTQTPR; via the coding sequence ATGAGCGAACTGACTTTACTGGCTGATGCCGACGAGCGCGGCCGACGTTATCTGGCTGAGACTGCACAGCGTCGGGTTTTCCCCGATGCAGACGCCATCGCAGCGCTGGCTCGTTTTGATGAAACGCTGCCGCAACAGGGCTTTTCGCCCGAAAGTACACTGGCGCTGCTGGATGACGTCGGTTCACCGGCCACCACCGCCTCCAATGGCCCGAACTATTTCGGTTTTGTTATCGGTGCCTCATTACCGGTTGCCGCCGCCTCCGAACGATTGATGATCGCCTGGGATCAGTGCGCCTCCACCTTTGATAATTCGCCGGTATCCGCCACGCTGGAACGCCTCGCCAGCCTCTGGGTGCTCGATGCGCTGAGCTTACCCAAAGAAAGCGCCGTGGGGTTCGGCACCAGCGCCACCGCCTGTACGCTTTCCTGTTTAGCCGCCGCGCGTCGTGCCCTGCTGGCAAAACAGGGCTGGGATTTTGACAACGATGGACTGAACGGCGCGCCTGAAATTAAGGTCGTGATTTCGGAACTGACGCACATCACCGTCAAGAAAGCGCTGCGCGTACTCGGCTTTGGGCTACGCCATTTACACATCGCGCCCGTGAATGCGTTTGGGCAGATTGATGTATCGCAGCTTCCTCCGCTGGACGATCGTACAATTCTTTGTTTGCAGGCGGGTGAAGTAAACACGGGCGAGTTCGATGATTTTGCGCAGATCATTCCCATCGCAAAAGCGGCGGGTGCCTGGGTTCACGTTGATGGCGCATTCGGACTCTGGGCCAGAGCCTCATCCCACGCGGCGCTCACCGACGGCATCGAACTGGCCGACAGTTGGACAACGGACGCGCATAAATGGCTAAACACCCCCTACGACTGCGCGATGGCGATTTGCCGCGATGCGGACGTGCTGGCCGAGGCGATGAACGCAGATGCGGTTTACTCCAGTGCGGCACGCGATGCGCAGAAGAATCTGACGCTCGAATTTTCCCGTCGTCCGCGCGGCATTCCGGTATGGGCGGCACTGCGTACGCTGGGACGTGATGGCGTAGCAGAGATGGTCGAACGGCACTGCCGACAGGCGACATTCATCGCCGACGGCCTGCGCCATGTGGGTTTTGAGGTACTGAATCGGGTTGTGCTCAATCAGGTTCTGCTGCGGGGGGAAACCGACAGCCAAACAGCGGTGATACGAGAAGCGTTGCAGGCGTCGGGCAAAGCATGGTTTGGCGGCACCGTCTGGCAGGGGCGTCCGGCATTGCGCATCAGCGTGTCATCCTGGCGTACGCAGGACGACAACGTGCAGGCGTTGATCGCACTGCTGACGGAGATCAAGACTCAGACCCCACGCTGA
- the cas7e gene encoding type I-E CRISPR-associated protein Cas7/Cse4/CasC, which yields MTTFIQLHFLTAYPSSNLNRDDAGRPKTAIVGGVERLRVSSQSLKRAWRTSEVFESAMDGHIGTRSRRIGRDIYAAMIAGGMSEKLADEAAKSIAEQFGKPKKEEKGSKEPLEKYDIEQLAHFSVRERALIDQLVARLIAESRKPNSEELKLLRKDAASVDIALFGRMLAAEPEFNVEAACQVAHALGVSAVTIEDDFFTAVDDLNTAADSGSAHMGEQSFASALFYHYVCINRDLLLENLNNDEALVARTLRALTETVLTVSPGGKQNSFASRALATYALAEKGSDQPRTLSVAFFKPIRSDDQVNDAIDLLHKQKAKFDRVYASASGVPSYELNVEADSEGGSLQGLLDFISQ from the coding sequence ATGACCACTTTTATCCAGCTTCATTTTTTAACCGCTTATCCGTCTTCCAACCTGAACCGTGATGACGCGGGTCGTCCGAAAACCGCCATCGTTGGCGGCGTTGAACGTTTGCGGGTGTCCTCGCAAAGCCTGAAACGTGCATGGCGTACCTCTGAGGTGTTTGAATCTGCGATGGACGGCCATATCGGCACCCGCAGTCGCCGCATTGGGCGTGATATCTATGCTGCGATGATTGCCGGAGGCATGAGTGAAAAGCTGGCCGATGAAGCGGCGAAGAGCATTGCTGAACAGTTCGGTAAACCGAAGAAAGAAGAAAAAGGCAGTAAAGAACCGCTGGAAAAATATGATATCGAACAGCTCGCTCATTTCAGCGTGCGGGAAAGGGCGTTGATCGATCAGCTGGTTGCTCGCCTGATTGCAGAATCGCGTAAGCCGAATAGCGAAGAACTAAAACTGCTGCGTAAGGATGCTGCCAGCGTCGATATCGCGCTGTTTGGCCGGATGCTGGCCGCCGAGCCGGAATTTAATGTCGAAGCGGCCTGCCAGGTGGCGCACGCACTGGGCGTGAGTGCTGTAACCATCGAAGATGACTTTTTCACGGCGGTGGATGACCTGAATACGGCAGCTGACAGCGGATCGGCGCATATGGGCGAACAGAGCTTTGCTTCGGCGCTGTTCTATCACTATGTCTGCATTAACCGCGATCTGCTGCTGGAAAATCTGAATAATGATGAAGCGCTGGTGGCGCGGACCCTGCGTGCGCTGACGGAAACGGTGCTGACTGTATCACCGGGCGGCAAGCAGAACAGCTTTGCCAGCCGAGCGCTGGCAACCTATGCGCTGGCAGAAAAGGGAAGCGATCAGCCGCGTACCTTGTCGGTCGCGTTTTTCAAACCTATTCGCAGTGACGATCAGGTCAATGACGCCATCGATCTGTTGCATAAACAAAAAGCCAAATTTGACCGGGTGTACGCCTCTGCGAGCGGCGTTCCTTCCTATGAGCTGAACGTGGAAGCCGACAGCGAGGGCGGTTCGCTGCAAGGGTTACTGGATTTCATCAGCCAGTAG